A window of the Leishmania infantum JPCM5 genome chromosome 18 genome harbors these coding sequences:
- a CDS encoding putative heat shock protein: MSVFGVDFGNVNSTVAITRYGGVDIVTNEVSKRETTTIVSFLDDERFIGEQGLDRYVRNAQNTVFFLKRFIGMRMDDPQLSRELKFLTCNIIGDKCGRLMFSVNYCGEEKHFYPEQVLAMMLQRLRSYVNEAATTDPRVKADVRDFVITVPCYYTAEQRRLMYQAAEVAGLHCMSLINETTASAVDYGIFRGASLKETMEEGQVVGILDIGYGATVFSVCKFWRGNCKILARTFDRNTGTRDCDYLLYEHMLNEVKSRYNVDVSQNKRARLRLLQACERLKYLLSANQSAPLNVENLMDIDVSIPVFERATMESLCQDVLHSIKSVIERGFAEAGVSRDDFHSIEMIGGGCRIPMMKRLVEEVLGRGPSFTLNASESTARGCAIVAAMLSPKFQVREFKVSELPTYPILLGYHAENPRSPSSVPFLPQVNKVVKLLGAADSYPKKLDVRFPCSSAPKIYAFYDYENEGVKEIVQPCNYIIGEWEMGLPSKAKGTVNEMRVRICIQPDGVVELEKAEAIDVYEVEEAPDATPAAANGEGPGKENEEALAEPPKPSKPVKKTKEAAIVVSVKPNVEILGHSGESVLLFRKAEAEMYERDSRIVRTRIKKNELESYILDFRPRLSSGGMLIEYAAPDAAANFVRQCDEDEQWLYEDGEFSTFEEYERRVQTLRAIGDAAYNRLRTREEVEFAAKGIHTRIMAAKQKALDFIGKKEHITEEELKEAAATAEQAKAWVDQQVAAMLAAPKTQDTTLSKADLEKKASEVEHGINKVMSKPAPPKPKESKEPENAEEDLAAEAAAGAEAEPQHQASDEVPAPTNAPELD; the protein is encoded by the coding sequence ATGTCTGTGTTCGGCGTCGATTTCGGCAACGTCAACTCCACGGTGGCCATCACCCGCTACGGCGGGGTGGACATCGTGACAAACGAGGTCAGCAAGCGCGAGACGACCACCATTGTTTCTTTCCTCGACGATGAGCGGTTTATCGGTGAGCAGGGGCTGGACCGCTACGTCCGCAATGCTCAGAACACCGTCTTTTTCCTCAAGCGCTTCATCGGCATGCGCATGGACGACCCCCAGCTCTCTCGGGAACTCAAGTTCCTGACGTGCAACATCATTGGCGACAAATGTGGACGGCTTATGTTTAGCGTCAACTACTGCGGCGAGGAGAAGCACTTCTACCCGGAGCAGGTGCTGGCCAtgatgctgcagcggctgcgcagctaCGTCAACGAGGCTGCCACGACGGACCCACGCGTGAAGGCAGACGTGCGCGACTTCGTGATTACCGTGCCGTGCTACTACAccgcggagcagcgccgcctcatGTACCAGGCGGCTGAGGTGGCGGGACTGCACTGCATGTCCCTCATCAACGAGACAACTGCGTCAGCGGTGGACTACGGCATTTTCCGCGGCGCCTCGCTGAAGGAgacgatggaggaggggcaggtgGTCGGCATTCTCGACATCGGATATGGCGCCACGGTTTTCTCCGTGTGCAAGTTCTGGCGCGGCAACTGCAAAATCCTCGCCCGCACCTTCGACCGTAACACTGGCACTCGTGACTGCGACTACCTGCTCTACGAGCACATGCTGAATGAAGTGAAGTCCCGCTACAATGTCGACGTCTCGCAGAACAAGCGCGCTCGCttgcgcctgctgcaggcgtgCGAGCGGCTCAAATACCTCCTGTCTGCGAACCAATCGGCGCCGCTGAACGTCGAGAACTTGATGGACATCGACGTCAGCATTCCAGTCTTCGAGCGTGCCACCATGGAGTCGCTCTGCCAGGATGTTCTCCACTCCATCAAGTCCGTGATCGAGCGCGGCTTTGCCGAGGCGGGCGTCAGCCGCGATGACTTCCACTCCATTGAGATGAtcggcggtggctgccgtATTCCGATGATGAAGAGgctggtggaggaggtgctgggcCGCGGGCCCAGCTTCACTTTGAACGCGTCTGAGTCTACGGCACGCGGGTGCGCGATTGTGGCGGCCATGCTCTCGCCGAAGTTCCAGGTGCGCGAGTTCAAGGTATCGGAGCTGCCAACGTACCCGATTTTGCTGGGCTACCACGCCGAGAACCCACGCTCCCCCAGCTCCGTGCCTTTCCTGCCGCAGGTGAACAAGGTCGTGAAGCTGCTGGGGGCGGCAGACAGCTACCCGAAGAAGCTGGACGTGCGCTTCCCGTGCTCGAGTGCGCCGAAGATCTATGCCTTCTACGATTACGAAAACGAGGGGGTTAAGGAGATTGTGCAGCCGTGCAACTACATCATTGGTGAGTGGGAGATGGGCTTGCCTTCGAAGGCGAAGGGTACGGTGAACGAGATGCGCGTCCGTATCTGCATCCAGCCAGATGGTGTGGTGGAGTTGGAGAAGGCAGAGGCGATCGACGTGTACGaggtcgaggaggcgccggACGCTacccctgccgccgcgaacGGCGAGGGCCCGGGGAAGGagaacgaggaggcgctggccgaGCCGCCCAAGCCGTCCAAGCCGGTCAAGAAGACGAAGGAGGCTGCGATTGTCGTGTCAGTGAAGCCAAACGTGGAGATCCTTGGACACAGCGGCGAGTCTGTGCTGCTTTTCCGCAAGGCCGAGGCGGAAATGTACGAGCGCGACTCCCGCATCGTTCGCACGCGCATAAAGAAGAACGAGCTCGAAAGCTACATTCTCGactttcgccctcgtctctCGTCGGGTGGTATGCTGATCGAGTACGCCGCGCCGGATGCGGCCGCCAACTTTGTGCGCCAGTGCGATGAGGATGAGCAGTGGCTCTACGAAGACGGCGAGTTTTCCACATTCGAGGAGTACGAGCGCCGCGTACAGACGCTGCGTGCcatcggcgacgccgcgtaCAACCGCCTTCGCACGCGCGAGGAGGTCGAGTTCGCGGCGAAGGGTATCCACACTCGCATTATGGCTGCCAAACAGAAGGCGCTCGACTTCATTGGTAAGAAGGAGCACAtcaccgaggaggagctgaaaGAGGCTGCGGCCACGGCCGAGCAGGCGAAGGCGTGGGTGGACCAACAGGTTGCGGCGATGCTGGCGGCTCCCAAGACGCAGGACACGACGCTGTCGAAAGCGGACCTCGAGAAGAAGGCGTCGGAGGTGGAGCATGGCATCAACAAAGTCATGTCGAAGCCGGCCCCGCCGAAGCCAAAGGAGAGCAAGGAGCCGGAGAATGCTGAGGAGGATCTGGCagctgaggcggcggcgggtgcggAGGCCGAGCCCCAACATCAGGCTTCTGATGAAGTGCCTGCGCCGACGAACGCACCGGAGCTCGA